From Vogesella sp. XCS3, the proteins below share one genomic window:
- a CDS encoding ABC transporter permease encodes MKALAWLMGWRLLRRELKSGELTVLALALLVAVAAMSSVAFFADRIDSALTRQASQLLAADLVVNGRAPAEPAWQQRAQAQGLRQVPTAIFPSMVFAREQAVLANLKAVASGYPLRGEVQIRTRQGVKQGVYSPAPGEVWADARLLQKMGLQLGDSVRLGSRSLVLAAEVLREPDGAVDVFNFIPRVLLNHADLAATGLVQDGSRIRYRLLLAGEAAQVKSYRDWLAPQLKAGTRLEDIEEARPEVRSALERARRFLGLTAILSVTLSAAAVALAVRRYLARHWQSVAVLRALGQTAPEVATVWGSLFLWLGLLAGVLGALAGYGVQALLVYLARQWLGDGLPPPGWLAWLTGPLSALILLAGFALPPLLALRRVPAMAVLRADVPAGSRSLLAPLLALVALLGLTAWQIGDGPLALWLLSGLGGFLAAVGLLAWGIVVLLRRVPLSGAVGWRHGAANLARRPWLAVIQIAALSVSLLALLTLTVVRDDLIGAWQRSLPPDAPDSFLINLQPPQRAELAQAFAKVGRSAPEALPMTRARLTEINGKPVKAADYTDERAQRLVEREFNLSWRDAANPRNQIVAGQWWQPGSNTPQFSLEQGLADTLRLKQGDTLTFDIAGTRWQAPVTSLRKVAWDSFQPNFFVIAPAGWMGDQAASYIASYRAPDAGFNNRLVAALPNITVVDISTIVREVRAVIDRLALAIEAMFALTLAAGVLVLWAAMAATRDERLYDVALLRALGASRRQVRSVLLAELAWLGGVAGLMAGGGAMALGALVAVQLFNLPLALNLWLLPLGMLAGGSVVALAAWPLLRRVTHTPPSEVLRAN; translated from the coding sequence ATGAAAGCGCTGGCCTGGCTGATGGGCTGGCGCCTGCTGCGGCGCGAGCTGAAATCCGGCGAGCTCACCGTACTGGCGCTGGCCTTGCTGGTGGCGGTGGCGGCGATGAGCAGCGTGGCGTTTTTTGCCGACCGTATCGACAGCGCGCTGACACGGCAGGCCAGCCAGCTGCTGGCGGCCGACTTGGTGGTGAACGGCCGCGCCCCGGCCGAGCCCGCCTGGCAGCAGCGCGCGCAGGCGCAGGGGCTGCGCCAGGTGCCCACTGCCATTTTCCCGTCCATGGTGTTTGCCCGCGAGCAAGCGGTGCTGGCCAACCTGAAAGCCGTGGCCAGCGGCTACCCGCTGCGTGGCGAGGTGCAGATCCGCACCCGCCAGGGTGTGAAGCAGGGCGTGTATAGCCCGGCGCCGGGCGAGGTGTGGGCCGACGCACGCCTGCTGCAAAAGATGGGCTTGCAGCTGGGCGACAGCGTGCGTCTGGGTAGCCGCAGCTTGGTATTGGCCGCCGAAGTGTTGCGCGAGCCGGACGGCGCGGTGGACGTGTTCAACTTTATCCCCCGTGTGCTGCTGAACCACGCCGACCTGGCCGCCACCGGCCTGGTGCAGGACGGCAGCCGCATCCGCTACCGCCTGCTGCTGGCCGGTGAGGCGGCGCAGGTCAAAAGCTACCGCGACTGGCTGGCGCCACAACTGAAAGCTGGCACGCGGCTGGAAGACATCGAAGAAGCCCGCCCCGAAGTGCGTAGCGCGCTGGAGCGGGCGCGGCGCTTTCTCGGCCTGACGGCCATCCTGTCGGTAACGCTGTCGGCAGCGGCGGTGGCGCTGGCGGTGCGCCGCTACCTGGCGCGGCACTGGCAAAGCGTAGCCGTGCTACGTGCGCTGGGGCAAACCGCGCCCGAGGTCGCCACGGTGTGGGGCAGCCTGTTCCTGTGGCTGGGCCTGCTGGCCGGCGTGCTGGGCGCGCTGGCCGGTTATGGCGTGCAGGCGCTGCTGGTGTACCTGGCCAGGCAATGGCTGGGCGACGGCTTGCCTCCACCGGGCTGGCTGGCGTGGCTCACCGGGCCGCTGTCAGCGCTGATCCTGCTGGCCGGCTTTGCCTTGCCGCCGCTGCTGGCGCTGCGCCGCGTGCCGGCCATGGCGGTGCTGCGCGCCGACGTGCCGGCGGGCAGCCGTTCGCTGCTGGCGCCGCTACTGGCGCTGGTGGCCTTGCTGGGCCTCACCGCCTGGCAGATCGGCGACGGCCCGCTGGCGCTGTGGCTGCTGTCCGGCCTGGGCGGTTTTCTGGCTGCCGTGGGGCTGCTGGCCTGGGGCATTGTGGTGCTGCTGCGCCGCGTGCCGCTGTCTGGTGCGGTGGGCTGGCGCCATGGTGCGGCTAACCTGGCGCGCCGGCCATGGCTGGCGGTGATCCAGATCGCCGCCTTGTCGGTGAGCCTGCTGGCGCTGTTGACGCTGACCGTGGTGCGCGACGACCTGATCGGCGCCTGGCAGCGCTCGCTACCGCCGGACGCGCCGGACAGCTTCCTGATCAACCTGCAGCCGCCGCAGCGCGCCGAGCTGGCGCAGGCTTTTGCCAAGGTTGGCCGCAGCGCGCCCGAGGCGCTGCCGATGACCCGGGCGCGGCTCACCGAGATTAACGGCAAACCGGTTAAAGCTGCCGATTACACCGACGAGCGCGCACAGCGGCTGGTGGAGCGCGAGTTCAACCTGTCGTGGCGCGACGCGGCCAACCCGCGCAACCAGATCGTGGCCGGGCAGTGGTGGCAGCCTGGCAGCAACACGCCGCAGTTTTCGCTGGAACAAGGCCTGGCGGACACCCTGCGTCTGAAGCAGGGCGATACGCTGACCTTCGATATCGCCGGCACCCGTTGGCAGGCGCCGGTCACCAGCCTGCGCAAGGTGGCGTGGGACAGCTTCCAGCCCAACTTCTTCGTGATTGCGCCTGCCGGCTGGATGGGCGACCAGGCCGCCAGCTACATCGCCAGCTACCGCGCGCCGGACGCCGGCTTCAATAACCGGCTGGTGGCGGCGCTGCCTAATATCACCGTGGTGGACATCAGCACCATCGTGCGCGAGGTCCGCGCTGTGATCGACCGCCTTGCGCTGGCCATCGAAGCCATGTTCGCGTTAACGTTGGCCGCAGGGGTACTGGTGCTGTGGGCGGCGATGGCGGCTACCCGCGACGAGCGCCTGTACGACGTGGCGCTGCTGCGGGCGCTGGGCGCCTCGCGCCGCCAGGTGCGCAGCGTGCTGCTGGCCGAGCTGGCGTGGCTGGGGGGCGTGGCCGGGCTGATGGCCGGTGGCGGCGCCATGGCGCTGGGCGCGCTGGTGGCGGTGCAGCTGTTCAACCTGCCGCTGGCGCTGAATCTGTGGCTGTTGCCGCTGGGCATGCTGGCCGGTGGCAGCGTGGTGGCGCTGGCGGCGTGGCCGCTGCTGCGCCGCGTGACGCACACGCCGCCCAGCGAAGTGCTGCGCGCAAACTAG
- a CDS encoding ABC transporter ATP-binding protein, producing the protein MTSSSVNSAILRAQAVTRQVNYHGQQLAILHDASLAVNAGESVAIVGASGSGKSTLLAILAGLDAASSGEVWLAGQPLSGLDEDGRALLRREQVGFVFQNFQLMPQFTALENVMLPLELAGRADARSAAAAMLQRVGLGHRLDHYPRHLSGGEQQRVALARAFVLRPALLFADEPTGNLDPATGQQIIELLFELNAEAGTALVLVTHDTTLAARCAAVYRLTAGVLARGEA; encoded by the coding sequence ATGACATCCTCTTCGGTAAACAGCGCGATTCTGCGCGCCCAGGCCGTTACCCGGCAAGTGAACTACCACGGCCAGCAGCTGGCCATCCTGCACGACGCCAGCTTGGCGGTGAACGCCGGCGAGAGCGTGGCCATTGTCGGTGCCAGCGGCAGCGGCAAGTCCACGCTGCTGGCTATTCTGGCAGGGCTGGACGCGGCGAGTTCCGGCGAGGTGTGGCTGGCGGGCCAGCCGCTGTCCGGCCTGGACGAAGACGGCCGCGCGCTGCTGCGCCGCGAACAGGTGGGCTTCGTGTTCCAGAACTTCCAGCTGATGCCGCAGTTCACCGCGCTGGAAAACGTGATGCTGCCGCTGGAGCTGGCCGGCCGCGCCGACGCCCGCTCTGCCGCCGCCGCCATGCTGCAGCGCGTGGGCCTGGGCCACCGGCTGGATCACTACCCGCGCCACCTGTCTGGCGGCGAGCAGCAACGCGTGGCGCTGGCGCGCGCCTTTGTGCTGCGCCCGGCGCTGCTGTTTGCCGACGAACCCACCGGCAACCTGGACCCTGCCACCGGCCAGCAGATCATCGAGCTGCTGTTCGAGCTGAACGCCGAAGCCGGCACCGCGCTGGTGCTGGTCACGCACGACACCACCTTGGCCGCACGCTGCGCCGCCGTCTACCGCCTCACTGCCGGCGTGCTGGCTCGGGGTGAGGCATGA
- a CDS encoding arylesterase produces MLMIKRCVLLACLLAAPLAQAGKIVVFGDSISAAYGLNPAQGWVSLLQKKLGAKHQVVNASLSGETTAGGLSRLPAVLQQHKPDVLVLELGGNDGLRGLPLPAMQDNLNQMVRLAQSQKTRVLLVGMALPPNYGPEYGNKFQAVFRDVASARKAALVPLLVKGFERDLGKFQPDGIHPAAGAQGQMLDNILPTLLPLLPKS; encoded by the coding sequence ATGTTGATGATCAAGCGCTGTGTGTTGTTGGCCTGCCTGTTGGCCGCACCGCTGGCTCAGGCCGGCAAGATTGTGGTGTTCGGCGACAGTATTTCTGCCGCCTACGGGCTTAACCCGGCGCAAGGCTGGGTAAGCTTGCTGCAAAAGAAACTGGGGGCAAAACACCAGGTAGTCAACGCCAGCCTGAGCGGGGAAACCACTGCCGGCGGCCTGTCGCGCCTGCCTGCCGTACTACAGCAACACAAACCGGACGTGCTGGTGCTGGAGCTGGGCGGGAACGACGGCCTGCGCGGCCTGCCACTACCGGCCATGCAGGATAACCTGAACCAGATGGTGCGCCTGGCGCAATCACAAAAAACCCGCGTGCTGCTGGTAGGCATGGCGCTGCCACCGAACTATGGCCCAGAGTACGGCAACAAGTTCCAGGCGGTGTTCCGCGACGTGGCCAGTGCGCGCAAGGCCGCGCTGGTACCGCTGCTAGTAAAAGGCTTCGAGCGCGACCTCGGCAAATTCCAGCCAGACGGCATTCACCCGGCAGCCGGCGCGCAGGGCCAGATGCTGGACAACATACTGCCAACGCTATTGCCTTTGCTGCCCAAATCCTGA